In Mixophyes fleayi isolate aMixFle1 chromosome 4, aMixFle1.hap1, whole genome shotgun sequence, the following proteins share a genomic window:
- the LMAN1L gene encoding protein ERGIC-53-like, which translates to MYFPSLVLLLSLLITCVLAQDLPAHRKFEYKYSFKGPHVTLPDGTFPFWETHGDAIPSSDEVRLVPSLKNHKGAIWTKYNASFSHWEVEMSIRISGHGRLGAEGLALWYTRTPGGLGTVYGSEDLWDGVAIIFDTFDNDVQGNNPAIIIVGNNGKLQYDHLRDGSTQALGTCVEHFRNTMRPFRTKISFYDKTLRVSVSTRFSPGDGAYKICAEVPNMVIPSNGYFGISAATSTLADDHDVLSFMMYSLSTTWEESPAAKIPIDEKEKFEKEFEDFQSELEKNKQDFQKDNPAQDEGEFESDSQRELEMVLFGQTRLLEELRVLKYRLSMTFEEQTKHRGILSDSGANETTTVNKEHVHNALDTVMNGMPDLLAMTKQLKKDFVKMAKDLSSSKEEVKASTAPSSASEVKEDFSKIRKSLQSLVKSSASAHTSPCPSSFTQSSCLSSGIFLTFLLAQSLCTVAYMLFRSQRESGSKKFY; encoded by the exons ATGTATTTCCCCAGCTTGGTACTACTCCTTTCACTCCTTATTACCTGTGTTCTTGCACAGGATCTGCCAGCTCACCGTAAGTTTGAATACAAATACAGCTTTAAGGGACCACATGTCACCCTTCCTGATGGAACCTTTCCCTTCTGGGAGACACATGGAG ATGCAATTCCTAGTTCTGACGAGGTCCGCCTGGTTCCATCCTTGaaaaatcacaagggagcaataTGGACCAAATATAACGCTTCCTTTTCACATTGGGAGGTGGAGATGTCCATTAGAATTTCAGGACATGGCCGTCTGGGTGCTGAAGGACTG GCCCTGTGGTACACTAGGACACCAGGAGGTTTGGGCACAGTATATGGCTCAGAAGATCTCTGGGATGGAGTGGCGATCATTTTTGACACTTTCGATAATGATGTTCAG GGAAATAATCCAGCTATAATCATTGTGGGAAACAATGGCAAACTTCAATATGACCATTTACG TGATGGCTCAACTCAAGCCCTAGGTACTTGTGTGGAACATTTCCGAAACACAATGCGCCCATTCAGGACAAAAATATCATTTTATGACAAAACTCTACGG GTCTCAGTGTCCACTAGGTTCTCCCCCGGTGACGGTGCGTACAAGATCTGTGCGGAGGTTCCCAACATGGTCATCCCATCCAATGGGTACTTTGGAATCTCTGCAGCCACATCAACTCTGGCAG ATGACCATGATGTCCTGTCTTTCATGATGTACAGTCTAAGCACAACCTGGGAAGAG TCCCCAGCAGCAAAAATTCCTATTGATGAGAAAGAAAAGTTTGAGAAAGAGTTTGAAGATTTTCAAAGCGAACTAGAAAAGAACAAACAAGATTTCCAGAAGGATAATCCTGCACAAG ATGAAGGCGAATTTGAGTCAGATAGTCAGCGAGAGCTCGAGATGGTTCTGTTTGGACAGACCCGATTGCTGGAGGAGTTAAGAGTGCTGAAATATAGACTGAGCATGACTTTTGAGGAACAAACTAAGCACCGAGGCATTTTAAGTGACTCTGGAGCCAACGAGACCACAACTGTGAACAAAGAACAT gtGCACAATGCCCTAGATACTGTGATGAATGGGATGCCAGATCTTCTCGCAATGACGAAGCAGCTCAA AAAGGACTTTGTAAAAATGGCCAAAGACCTGTCTTCATCCAAGGAGGAAGTCAAGGCCTCCACTGCTCCAAGCAGTGCCAGTGAAGTCAAGGAAGATTTCAGCAAAATTAGGAAAAGCCTACAGAGCCTGGTCAAAAGTTCG GCTAGCGCACATACATCACCATGTCCCTCAAGCTTCACTCAGTCTTCATGTTTGTCCAGTGGAATTTTCCTGACATTCCTGCTTGCCCAGAGTCTGTGCACAGTGGCTTATATGTTATTCAG